A window from Methanococcoides sp. LMO-2 encodes these proteins:
- a CDS encoding methyltransferase cognate corrinoid protein has protein sequence MVSQDEINAKAKAAVMDFDDEAVEEICEEAVDAGVDVVSLIQDGLTAGMNEVGDQFEQGTLFLPHVIAASEAMSAGVAVLTPVLEAQGAEAKNKGTIVIGTIEGDIHSIGKDIVATMLKIAGFKVVDLGRDVAIGTYVDAVKEHKPLVIGSSALMTTTMVLQMQVEEQLKEAGVRDTVKTMVGGAPVTQDWADKIGADIYAENATDAVVKCNAAAE, from the coding sequence ATGGTATCACAGGATGAAATTAACGCAAAAGCAAAAGCTGCTGTCATGGATTTCGATGACGAGGCAGTAGAAGAGATTTGTGAAGAAGCAGTCGATGCAGGTGTCGATGTAGTATCCCTTATTCAGGATGGTCTTACCGCAGGTATGAACGAAGTCGGTGACCAGTTCGAGCAGGGTACACTTTTCCTTCCACACGTCATTGCAGCATCCGAAGCAATGAGCGCTGGTGTAGCAGTCCTTACCCCTGTCCTTGAGGCACAGGGAGCAGAGGCTAAGAACAAGGGAACAATCGTCATCGGTACCATCGAGGGTGACATCCACTCCATCGGTAAGGACATTGTCGCAACAATGCTCAAGATCGCTGGATTCAAGGTCGTTGACCTCGGAAGAGATGTTGCAATCGGTACATACGTCGATGCAGTCAAGGAACACAAGCCACTCGTGATCGGTTCTTCCGCACTCATGACCACCACAATGGTCCTTCAGATGCAGGTCGAAGAGCAGCTCAAGGAAGCTGGTGTACGTGACACCGTAAAGACAATGGTCGGTGGCGCACCTGTTACCCAGGACTGGGCAGACAAGATCGGCGCAGACATCTACGCTGAGAACGCAACAGACGCTGTCGTTAAATGCAACGCAGCTGCTGAGTAA
- a CDS encoding DMT family transporter — MDIRELKKLENKRKMNKGYMWALFCAILWGIWYIPGTIIWALPPFDAMWINIADPTGAGTYENGTAATLVVAVLISAFNALTVILALLLWNGVLGKFGEMSRTLKEFHPCSKWFFLASIFGGPMAILGSFIAIGFIGAGFAAVAALLYPVIGSILARQWYGEQISKRAWAGIFVIIIGGLTIFVGGAIAEISAGSINYIGYVGGLMAALGWGIEGAIAGKGLDIAEPDVGITIRFLGENLIWWIILVPAVALAGYPIFEYAIQAFNPLSILVLGFAGITFGYCYVSWYKSFPLIGVGRGQGIGNLYGLCAVIFMYLFLAQVPAWTVLVGGALCVLGSFVMISEETGEAESLRGE, encoded by the coding sequence TTGGACATAAGAGAGTTAAAGAAACTAGAAAATAAAAGAAAGATGAACAAGGGTTATATGTGGGCCCTTTTCTGTGCAATCCTATGGGGTATTTGGTATATTCCAGGTACAATTATCTGGGCATTACCTCCATTCGATGCAATGTGGATCAACATCGCTGATCCTACAGGCGCAGGAACATATGAAAACGGTACCGCTGCAACGCTTGTGGTCGCTGTCCTTATTTCCGCATTCAATGCGTTAACTGTTATCCTTGCACTTCTGTTATGGAATGGTGTGCTCGGTAAGTTCGGCGAAATGTCAAGGACATTGAAAGAATTCCACCCATGCAGTAAGTGGTTCTTCCTTGCATCAATCTTCGGTGGACCTATGGCTATCCTTGGTTCATTCATCGCTATTGGATTCATTGGAGCAGGATTCGCAGCAGTCGCTGCTTTGTTGTACCCTGTGATCGGTTCCATCCTTGCAAGACAATGGTATGGTGAACAGATCTCCAAGAGAGCCTGGGCAGGTATCTTTGTTATCATTATTGGTGGTCTAACCATCTTCGTCGGTGGAGCAATCGCTGAGATTTCCGCTGGTAGTATCAACTATATTGGATACGTCGGTGGTCTGATGGCTGCACTCGGATGGGGTATTGAAGGCGCAATTGCTGGTAAGGGTCTTGACATTGCAGAGCCTGATGTAGGTATTACAATCAGATTCCTTGGTGAGAACCTTATCTGGTGGATCATCCTTGTACCTGCAGTCGCACTTGCTGGATATCCAATCTTTGAGTATGCAATTCAGGCATTCAACCCACTGTCAATACTGGTACTTGGATTCGCAGGTATCACATTTGGTTACTGTTATGTCTCCTGGTACAAGTCATTCCCACTCATTGGTGTCGGAAGAGGTCAGGGTATTGGTAACCTGTACGGTCTTTGTGCTGTGATCTTCATGTACCTGTTCCTTGCACAGGTTCCAGCATGGACAGTACTTGTCGGTGGTGCACTTTGTGTCCTCGGTAGCTTTGTAATGATCTCTGAAGAAACAGGTGAAGCAGAATCTCTGAGAGGTGAGTGA